The Methylacidimicrobium sp. B4 genome contains a region encoding:
- a CDS encoding iron-sulfur cluster assembly accessory protein → MQSRPIEITQRAREEIQRLAPAHGASHLRIAVTRGGCAGWEYQIEFTAAHPGDMEWQEGDIRVAVDCASLDRLAGSILDYQGGLSGAGFRFRNPHARGTCGCGTSFEA, encoded by the coding sequence GTGCAATCTAGGCCTATTGAGATTACCCAAAGGGCGCGGGAGGAGATTCAGCGGTTGGCTCCGGCCCACGGGGCTTCCCACTTGCGGATCGCCGTGACGCGGGGCGGCTGCGCCGGATGGGAATACCAGATCGAGTTCACGGCGGCGCATCCAGGCGATATGGAGTGGCAGGAGGGCGACATTCGGGTCGCCGTCGACTGCGCGAGCCTCGATCGGCTAGCGGGTTCGATTCTCGATTATCAAGGAGGGCTTTCCGGAGCGGGATTTCGCTTTCGGAACCCCCATGCGCGGGGGACCTGCGGCTGCGGTACCTCCTTCGAGGCTTAG
- a CDS encoding nucleoside phosphorylase: MIGIAFAVKHEAKEFLATLQRKRWEKEGATPLCLGQVGDRRVAVAIIGMGRERAARGTELLLRRCSVRLLILAGYAGALRPEIKRGQVAVASNYLDAGSALWFSGGEVPELRIATADVVVGDPESRRKLAEETGADLVDMETEAVAGVARSRGISFVSLRVVTDDFEDRLPVDAIAAAWESESGTVRPLPLTLYLAAHPGEIAPLIRFARFLPEARHRLTRRVLELVYSLGGSGGASAI, from the coding sequence ATGATTGGAATCGCGTTCGCCGTCAAGCACGAGGCCAAGGAGTTTCTCGCGACTCTCCAGAGGAAGCGGTGGGAAAAGGAGGGGGCAACCCCGCTTTGCCTCGGCCAAGTGGGAGATCGGCGGGTCGCGGTTGCCATCATCGGGATGGGCCGGGAAAGGGCGGCAAGAGGTACCGAGCTGCTTTTGCGGCGCTGCTCCGTCCGCCTCTTGATTCTGGCCGGATATGCGGGCGCGCTTCGACCCGAGATCAAGCGAGGGCAGGTCGCGGTGGCTTCCAACTACCTGGATGCGGGATCGGCTCTCTGGTTTTCCGGGGGGGAGGTGCCGGAACTGCGGATCGCAACCGCCGATGTCGTCGTGGGCGATCCGGAGAGCCGGAGAAAGCTCGCGGAAGAAACCGGAGCGGATCTGGTCGACATGGAGACCGAAGCGGTGGCGGGTGTTGCCCGGTCGCGAGGGATCTCCTTTGTGAGCCTGCGGGTCGTCACCGATGATTTCGAGGATCGACTTCCGGTTGATGCGATCGCTGCGGCCTGGGAGAGCGAAAGCGGGACCGTTCGCCCGCTGCCCCTCACCCTCTATCTGGCCGCCCATCCCGGCGAGATTGCGCCGCTGATCCGTTTCGCCCGGTTCCTCCCGGAGGCTCGTCACCGGTTGACACGAAGAGTCTTGGAGCTAGTGTACAGCTTAGGAGGAAGCGGAGGGGCGAGTGCAATCTAG